The following DNA comes from Myxococcales bacterium.
GCTCGGTCGATGCGCTGTTTCGCGCGCTCGAGGATCCCGACGGCCACGTGCGTTATGTCGGCCTTAGACTGGCGGAGGAGCGCTGGGTTGGTGAGCACACATCGGTCGCCCCCGCTCGGCTCGCGTCGAGAGCGCGTGTGCTGCTCGATGACGAGGTTGCCGAGGTGCGCTTGGCCGCCGCGCTGCTCCTTGGGCGGCTGGGCGACAAGAGCGGCGCGGACGTGTTGGTGGTGGCGGTGGGGACTGGCAGCGGCACTCACGAGCCGGAGGACGCCGAGGCGGCCATCGAGCTCGCGGGGGAGCTCGGGCTCGCCGCGGCCCGCGCCGGCCTGGTGAAGCGGGCGTTCGGACTGTTCGGCGTGAGCCGCGACCCGTTCGCGTGGCAGGCCAAGGTCGCGCTGGCTCGCCTCGGTGATGCGCGGGCCCGCAGCAGCATTCTCCAGGGGCTCGACGCCTGGACGCGAGACGCGCGGACCCTGGCGGTCGCCGCCGCCGGACGTGCGCGGCTAAAGGAAGCGCGTACGCTGATTCTGGCGATGCGGGGCCGGCCGGAGCGGGCGGAGCCCTCGGCCGTGGAAGAATCACTGCGGCTACTGGGCGCTGCCGATCACATTGACGCCGCGCCGGGCCACGGCGAAGGAGGAGACCATGATTCAGCTGCGCGACAAGACCCTGGCCAGGATCCGTGACGAGCTGCTCGAGGTGGGTCAACCCCCGAGCGTTCACTTCATGCGTGCCGCGGCGGAGGACGACCCGTTCGCGGGTGATCCCGACGCCAAGCAACGCTTCGAGGCGCTGTTCGAGGTGATGTGCCTGATGGTCATGGCGGACGGTAAGGTCACCGACAGCGAGCGTGACGTGTTGCGCGGCGCGGTGCGGGGGCTGACTCAGCACGCCGTGCGGACGCACCACATCGAAAAGCTGTTCGAGCAGTGTGCCGAGCTGGCGAAGCAGGGCATGGAAGCGCGCCTGGCCGCCGTGGCGCCCACGCTGAAAGAGGACCCCGCCCTCGCGGACGCCGCGTTCTCGCTGGCCGCCGCGCTGGCGTTTGCCGACGACGAGATCGAAGACAGCGAGAACGAGGTGATCAACGCCCTGGCCGAAGCCCTGGAGCTCGATGGAGATCACGCGACGGAGCTCCTGAACCAGCTCGAGACGGAATCCGAGTGACCGGCAAGCGGTCCGAGCGCAGCGCCGATCCGACGCTCGGGTTGCTCCGAGTGCTCACGGACGACGGCAGCACCGATCCCGCAACGGATCCGCGCCTGCCGCGGGAGACCCTGCTGCGCATGTACCGCGAAATGCGGAAGATGCGCGTGCTCGAGACACGCATGGTCGGTCTGCAGCGACAGGGCCGCGTCGGGTTCTACGGCACCTGTACGGGGCAGGAGGCGACCCCCATCGCAACCGCCCTCGCCACCGCAGAGAACGACTGGATCTTCCCCGCGCTACGCGAGAGCTCCATCATGCTGGTCCGGGGGTTCCCTCTGGACACGTACCTCGCCCAGGTCTTCGGCAACGACCTCGACGTGCTGAAGGGGCGCAACATGCCCAGCCACATGGCGGGCCGAGCGGTGAACCAGGTGTCGTGGTCGAGCTGCATCGGCCCCCAGATCCCCCAGGCGGTGGGCGCGGCTTGGGCTGCGAAGCTGCGCAAAGATCCGACGGTTACCATCGGCTTCATGGGGGATGGCGCGACGAGCCAGCCGGACTTCCACAACGCGATGAACTTCGCTGCCGTGTTCCAGGTCCCGTGCGTGATGATCTGCCAGAACAACCACTGGTCCATCAGTGTGCCAACAGCTCGCCAGACCGCGTCCGAGACGCTGGCGGTGAAGGCCAAGGCCTACGGCCTGCCTGGCGTGCGCGTCGACGGCAACGACGTGCTCGCGGTCTACCGAGTGGTCAAAGACGCGGTCGACCGCGCGCGAGCCGGCGGCGGACCGACGTTCGTCGAGAGTTTCACCTATCGCATGGGGGCCCACTCGACGAGTGACGATCCGACCCGCTATCGCTCCGAAGAGGAAGTGAAGAGCTGGGCCGAGAAGGACCCCATCGACCGCATCCGGCGCCACCTCGAGCGCGAGGGCCACCTGGACGCGGCGCTCGTGGAGCGCATCGATCAGGAGCTCAACGAGGAAATCTCGCGCGCCATCGAGGCAGTCGAAAAACGCCTGCCCCCGCCCCTCGAGTCACTCTTCGACGACGTGTACGCGGTGCTGCCCTGGCATCTTCGCGAGCAGCGCGACGCGCTGGCAAACGCACCGCGGGCGCCGAGCGGGCACTGACTCGTGACTCGCCTTTGCGGGCGAATCACGAAGGCTTCCGGGGTCAGGCGTCAGGCCACCGGCTCGAGAGCGCACCGCGAGCGATCGAATGAGGCCATCGAGTGCACGGAGCCAGGAACCGGCCCTGATCGGGAGTCGGGCCGGCCAGCAGCAAAGGGGCACGGCCGAGGTGCCCCCGCCTCGCCCGGCGAGAGCTGGAAGGCCAGCGCCGAGGACCGAGCGGTCGGCGAAGGCAGCGGCCGCGAGAAGAGAGCAAGGAAGACGAAGTAGTCACTCTGCGGCGCAGGGCGAGACGATGCCCGCGCGGACGTCGCGTCTCGTCGCCTGGGAGCGGCCACCGGAAGAGCGGTCTCAACGCGCACGGTGTGCCCCGCTCGGGCTCGGTCGCGTTGCTTTGCTGCGCGAGCCGGCGAGCCCATGCCGCTGCCGCTTCCAAGACCACCGAGGGCAATCCGTGCACCCCTCTTTGTTCGAGGGGTGCGAGAGGCGTGGTTCCGAGCTCTGCGCCGCGCCGAAGCGCGTGCTTGAAAAGAGCATGTCGAGCGCGACACGAGCACGATTTTTCTTGACCGGTTTCCGGGCGCGCAGCGCGCGCTTGCGACGAGTCACGCGGAGACCCTCACGCGCTGCCACGAGGATGAGCGCTGTGCGCGCTTCGCGCATCGCGGTGACGTTCGAAGCATTTCACGTCGTGAGCGTCGCGCCTGGTGGCAGCGGTGAGGGCGAAAAATCGCGTGGTATGCGGAGATATGCGCGCCCCTCTCGCTCACTGCTCTCACCGATGACGAGCTCATCGCTCACTTGCCGGAGGCCCGCCGCGCCGAGCGCCGCGCCGTCGCCCGGGTCATCGCCTACCTCGGCGAGGTCGAGCGGCGGAAGTTGTATCTCGGTCAGGCCTGCTCCTCGATGTTCGCGTACTGCACGGAGCGGCTCGGGTACTCCGAAAACGAGGCGCAGACGCGCATCGCCGTCGCCCGGACTTGCCTTCGGTTTCCCGAGGCAATGGCCGACCTCGAGTCCGGCGCGCTCCACCTGACCGGCCTCTGGTTGCTCGCGCCTCGCCTCACGGACGAAAACGTGAGTGCGCTGCTCAGCGAGGTCCGGGGCAAGAGCCGCCGCCAAATCGAGGCGCTGCTCGCGCGCCGCTTCCCCAAGCCGGACGTGCTCCCGAGCATCACGCCGCTCGGGGGACGCACCATGCTCGAGCAAGGTGACACGGGGCCCGGCGCCCCGGTCGCCCAGGGCGACGCGACCCCGGGCGCGCCGGCGAGCTCCCGGGCTCGGGTCGAGCCGCTCTCGGCGACGAGCTTCCGCGTGGAGTTCACGGCCAGTGCGGCGCTCAGGGACAAGCTCGAGCGCGCTCGAGACCTGCTCAGCCACGCCGAGCCGGGCGGGGAGCTCGCCGTCATCATCGAGCGGGCCATCGACGAGCTCATCGCCGTCGAGACCAAGCGCCGCGAGGGCGCGGGCAAGCCGCGCAAGCGTCGCGAGACGAAGCCGGGCTCGCGGCACGTGCCCGTCGACGTCCAGCGGGAGGTGCGGGAGCGGGACGCTGACCAGTGCACCTTCACCGATGCTGCCGGTCGCAGATGCTCGGAGACCCGTTTCCTGACCATCGAGCACATCGTTCCCTTCGCGAAGGGCGGGCCGACCACCGTGGACAACTGCTGCCTGCTCTGCTCGGCTCACAACTCGTATCGAGCGCGACAGGTGTTCGGCGAAGAGCACATCCAGAACGAGATCGCCGGGGCTCGAGCTCGCCGCGAAACGAACCGCACGCCGGCACCTGCGGTCGCGGCCGCGCCCGAGCCCGAAGTGTTCGAGAAGGTGCGCTCGGCGCTGGTGCTCTCGGGGTTCAAGCGGGCCCAGGCACGGCAAGCTGTCGAGCACGTGCGACTGCGCGGGATCGAGCCTCGGGTCGAACCCCTGCTTCGCGCCGCCATCGCCGTGCTCACACCCTGAGACGGTCCGGGCACACCCGCACAAAGGGTGTGCCGGCAGGTGCTCGTGGTCTCGGCAGCGGCAGCGTTGTGGGCACCAATGCGAGCGCATCATGACTCGAAGGGGACGCACCAGGCAGAGGCTCATCGGCATGCTGCAGAACCGCATCGGCGAGGCGAGGCTCGACGAGGTCCCCGACTCGCGCGACCGGCCCGGCCGCCGGCGGGAGCAGAGCGCGCTCTTGGGGGATGAGCCAGGAACCGGGTGGCTTGCGGGGCAGCGTGGCCCGGACTAGACGATGCCTTCACGACCGAACCAAGCGGAGCGGAGCCCCATGAAGAAGTTTCTCGTCCTCTACAAAGCGCCGATGGCCTCGTACGAGCAGGCGAAAAAAGCCACGCCCGAGCAGCAAAAAGCCGGCATGGACGCCTGGATGGCGTGGAGCAAGAACTCGAGCGGCACGATTGTCGACATGGGGGCGCCGCTCGGCAAGGGCGTGCATGTGACGACTGCCGGTGCCGCCGAAGTCCCCAACGATCTGGGGGGCTACTCGGTGCTCCAGGCAGAGTCCAAAGAGGCTCTGGCCGAGAGCCTGAAAGGGCATCCGCATTTCATGATGCCCGAGGGGTTCATCGAGGTCGTCGAGATCATGCAAATCCCGGGGATGTGAGTCGGCGCGTTGCTCCCGACGCTGAGGTCACTTGCGCAGGATCCTCAGGGCTCGGAGCGCGATGTTGTCGTACTCGTCGGTCTCCGCGACGGTGTCCCCATCGTCCACGGCCATCAACACGTAGTGGTAACCCTCGCCGGCGTCGGCGGGCACCTGCGTTCGCAGCACGTGCTCGCCGCGCTCGCCGCCACTCTGCAGGCCGAGGACGGCGAAGTCCGTCAGCCGCTGGTCTTTCGCATCCAGGCGCGGGTCGGCGGAGAAATAGAATGCTACCTTGAACGGACCGCTCCGATCCGCTCCCATGTTGCGCAGCGAGAAGCGCAGCTCGAGCGGGTCGCCCGGCAAGGCCGATGACTTGTCGAGGAAGAAGAAGCGATCGCTGAGGTTGACTTTCCGGATGGCGAGCGGCACCGCCTTGATGTTGTTGCGCTCCTTGAGCTCGCCGTTCTTGTCGTCGACATCGACGATCACCCCCACGAAGTACTTGCCGCTGGCGAGCGCGGGGACGGTGAGCTCCTGGTGGAAGGTGCCGCTGGTCGTGTTGGCGGCGAGCCCCGTGATCTCCAGCGTGTCAGCCAGCGTGTCGGTCGGGTCGATGCTCGCATTCTTCGAGATGTAGGCCGCGACCTTGAACGGCAGCGCGGCGACCTTGCCCTGGTTCTGGAGGCGGTACGCGAGCACGATGCGCGAACCCGGCGCGGCCGCATCCCGGCTCACGGAGAGCTGTCCGACGACCAGATCCGGCGAGCGGAACACCCAGTAGGGAGCCGACTCGGAGTTGTCGCTCTCGTTGGCTTCCAAGACTGCGCCGTCGAGGTCCGCGACGATGCCGAGCTCGACCTGCTGACCGCGGACCGGACAGCGGGTGTCCACGGCAAGCTTGCGACTGATTGTGAGCTGGCCATTGCCGGCGATCGCCCCGTGGATGAAGGTCGTGAGGATCAGATCGTCGTGGGTCAGCTCCGCGTCGTCGGAGCAGTAGAGCCCGAGCTTGAAGGGCCCCTGGGCGGCGTAAGGCGTCGTGTTCTTGACCGTCGCCGACAGCTTGATCTCCCGGGCTGCTGGCCCGCGGTCGGGCGTGAGCGAGACCTTCTCGACCCGCAGGTTCGGCAGGAAGCTCGGGTCGACCGTGATCGGAACCGCTTTGAAATTGTTGTCCTCGGAGCGCTCGAGCACCGTGCCCCAGGCATCGGCATAAGCGTACACACTCCCAGGCTTGCACTTGTCGCACGGGGGCAAGCGGACTCGGGCGGAGAACGTCGAGCTCTGCCCGGCGCCGAGTCCTCGGTCCACCTGGATCGCACCGATGCGCGTGACGTTGCCGCGCTTGGGTACGATGAGTCCGTCGCTGTGATAGATGGCGATCCGGAACGGACCCGCATCCACCGTGCCCGAATTCGTGGCGGTCAGCTCGACCTCGAGCCACGAGTCCGGCGCGGCCTGATCGTGACTGAGGGCGAGCTTGCTGATGACCAGATCCGGTCTCGCCGCCGGGACCTGCGCCGCGACATCGGAGGCGATGCCTAAGCACAAAACCGACGTGAGCAAGCTCCCGTTGCGTAGAAAATTCGTGCGGGCCATGTGCAATCGAAGACGCAACCGACATGCCAGAGGGTGAGCTCGCAAAGTGGCCCAGAAGATCGCGCGCGCCGCAGAACGCGGCGGCAAGGCTTGCGCTCGGAGCCGCCAGATGCGGGACATTTGCGGGGCGGCTACCGGCGCCAATTGACTCGTGTAGGCTCGCGCCGTGGTGACGCCGGAGGCGAGGGAGGTGGTACCCGAGCTGCCCGCTTTCGCTCGCGAGCTCACTCCCGGCGGCACGACGAACCGCGCAGTCCGGCAGCTCCACGCGAGGCTCTGTCAAGTCGAGCCAACGAGCCCGCTGCCCGAACGGCTGCACGCCATCGAACAACTCACCCGCTGGGTGTGCGACGGACCGAAACCGCCGCCGCTCGACGGCGCTGCGACCGAGCCGTACGCGACTACGCGGCTGAGGCTGCTCTTGCGGGCGCTCGTCAACGTCCCGGAGCTGCAGCGTCGGCTGCGCGAGACCACGACCAGCGTGCTGTCCGAGGCCAACGCCCTCGGGCTCCTGTGCGAGGTGGGGCTGCCCAACGACCGCGGACTCCTGGACGAGACGAGTGATCGGCTGGCGCGCCGTCTCTTGCCTCGGGCACCCGACCCTCGCGATCTCGGTGAGCTGTTCGCGCACATGTTCAAGACGTCGCGGGATGCCGACTGGCTCGCCGGGCTCCCGACGGAGCTCGTGGTCGAGTTCTTGACGGTGCTCGGCGACGTGTGGCAGCCGCTGCGCGACGCAACGGAAGACGCGCTGGCGCTGCTCACTACCCGGGTCTCGGCGCTCGGCTTGTCGGACGACATTCGACGGCGCGGGCCTGCCGGACCGGTGCGAGAGAGCCCGTTCTTCCGGGTGCATCACGCCGCCTTTGACGAGCTGCCGGAGCTCTCGACGTTGTGTCGTAGCGATCTGGTGGTCGTGCTCGACAACCTCGAGCGCTTCGGTGTCAGCGTCGACGTCGTTTACCGGCTGGAAGTCATCGCGAAGTGCCTCACGCGCATCGAGTCCATCTTGGTGGCGCGGGATCCCCGGAAGACGCCCGAGATCGTCAGTGCCGAGGCGGCGTTCGTGGCGGAGCTGGTGCGGGCGCGGCTGCGTGAGCAGAGTGTGCGCGGGGTGGTTCGGGACAATCTGCAGCTCCTGGCGCGCAAGGTCATCGAGCGCGCGGGCGAGACCGGTGAGCACTACATCACCGTGTCCCGGGGTGAGTGGTGGAAGATGCTGGCCTCGGCCGCGGGAGGTGGCTTTCTCACTGCGTTCACCTGCGCCGGGAAGTTCCTGACGAAGTGGGGCGGTTTTGCGCCGGCCATCGAGGGCATGGTCAACGCAGTCAACTTCGCCGGGAGCTTCATCGGCATGCAGCTGCTCGGTTTCACGCTGGCGACCAAACAACCGAGCATGACCGCCGCTGCCCTCGCCGGGTCGATCCGCAGCCAGGAGGGGGCGCACCAGCTCGATGACCTGATCACGACCATCGCTCGCATCTGTCGTTCACAGCTGGCGGCGGCGCTGGGCAACGTCGGGGTCGTGATCCCGTCAGCGATGGCCTTCGACCTGGTGTTTCGCGCGGTCGCCGCGCGCCCGTTCCTGGATGGCGAGACCGCGCACCACGCCATCGAGGCGCTGCATCCCGGCCACAGCGCCACGATCCCGTTCGCCGCTCTGACCGGCGTCCTGCTCTGGCTGTCGAGCCTGGGGGCGGGCTGGCTGGAGAACTGGGCCGTGTATCGCCGCATTCCCGAGGCCATCACCGAACACCGGCTGGGGCGGCTCTTCGGGCGTCGCCTGTTCGGGTTCTTCGGGCGCGCTTTCAAGAAACACATCGCGGGATTCGGCGGCAGCGTCACCCTCGGCCTCTTGCTCGGCATGCTCCCGGCGTTCGGCAAGTTCTTTGGACTGCCCGTCGACGTGCGCCACGTCACACTCTCGACCGGCTCGCTCGCGCTCTCGGTCACGGCGCTTGGCGTCGACGCCCTCAAAGATCCAGCCGTGGCCTGGGCGGCGCTGGGCATCCTGTGCATCGGGAGCATGAACTTCGGCATCAGCTTCGTGCTCGCCTTGGGCGTTGCGTTCCGCGCCCGCGAGGTGCCATTGCTCCGCGGGCTCAACCTGCTCGGTGCCGTGCTCGGCCGCTTCGTGCGCTCGCCGCTCGAGTTCGTTTACCCGCCGGCCAGCCAGACCGAGCAGGTATTTTCTCACAGGCCCAGCATGGTCCCGCGGGGTTCGGCGGCCTCACTGCACCGGATCAGCCGGCCGCCATCCTAGAACACCGATCAGCTTGCGCTGCTCGTGTTCTAGGACACTTACGTTGGGGCTGCGCCCCAAACCCCCGGCCTTCGGCCGTGCGCGCTCCGCGCGCGAGCGCCGAACAGATTGCAAGTCGCTGAAAAACAGACGGTCCTGTTGAGCGTGTAGGGTGGGGCGCCCCGGCCTTGGCCGCGCGCGGAGGCCGAACAGATTGCAAGTCGCTGAAAAACAAACGACGGTCACCTGTTCGGCGCTCTAGAACACCGATCAGCTTGCGCTGCTCGCGTTCTAGGACTTTTACGTTGGGGCTGCGCCCCAAACCCCCGGCCTTCGGCCGTGCGCGCTCCGCGCGCGAGCGCCGAACAGATTGCAAGTCGCT
Coding sequences within:
- a CDS encoding HEAT repeat domain-containing protein, giving the protein MFGLAPLPRTLAAALRDAGHKKFEVRLSALRDLGRHAGEGSQDAVSRLRAALLEDAAAGVRAEAALALADAGVKGVLPDLVRAVTEDESLRVRQMCLVALGEIAGTDAEAAVEVVDVVEAALADPRPEIRFQAMVAFAQVGGERSVDALFRALEDPDGHVRYVGLRLAEERWVGEHTSVAPARLASRARVLLDDEVAEVRLAAALLLGRLGDKSGADVLVVAVGTGSGTHEPEDAEAAIELAGELGLAAARAGLVKRAFGLFGVSRDPFAWQAKVALARLGDARARSSILQGLDAWTRDARTLAVAAAGRARLKEARTLILAMRGRPERAEPSAVEESLRLLGAADHIDAAPGHGEGGDHDSAARQDPGQDP
- a CDS encoding TerB family tellurite resistance protein; this translates as MIQLRDKTLARIRDELLEVGQPPSVHFMRAAAEDDPFAGDPDAKQRFEALFEVMCLMVMADGKVTDSERDVLRGAVRGLTQHAVRTHHIEKLFEQCAELAKQGMEARLAAVAPTLKEDPALADAAFSLAAALAFADDEIEDSENEVINALAEALELDGDHATELLNQLETESE
- a CDS encoding thiamine pyrophosphate-dependent dehydrogenase E1 component subunit alpha, coding for MYREMRKMRVLETRMVGLQRQGRVGFYGTCTGQEATPIATALATAENDWIFPALRESSIMLVRGFPLDTYLAQVFGNDLDVLKGRNMPSHMAGRAVNQVSWSSCIGPQIPQAVGAAWAAKLRKDPTVTIGFMGDGATSQPDFHNAMNFAAVFQVPCVMICQNNHWSISVPTARQTASETLAVKAKAYGLPGVRVDGNDVLAVYRVVKDAVDRARAGGGPTFVESFTYRMGAHSTSDDPTRYRSEEEVKSWAEKDPIDRIRRHLEREGHLDAALVERIDQELNEEISRAIEAVEKRLPPPLESLFDDVYAVLPWHLREQRDALANAPRAPSGH
- a CDS encoding HNH endonuclease; amino-acid sequence: MPEARRAERRAVARVIAYLGEVERRKLYLGQACSSMFAYCTERLGYSENEAQTRIAVARTCLRFPEAMADLESGALHLTGLWLLAPRLTDENVSALLSEVRGKSRRQIEALLARRFPKPDVLPSITPLGGRTMLEQGDTGPGAPVAQGDATPGAPASSRARVEPLSATSFRVEFTASAALRDKLERARDLLSHAEPGGELAVIIERAIDELIAVETKRREGAGKPRKRRETKPGSRHVPVDVQREVRERDADQCTFTDAAGRRCSETRFLTIEHIVPFAKGGPTTVDNCCLLCSAHNSYRARQVFGEEHIQNEIAGARARRETNRTPAPAVAAAPEPEVFEKVRSALVLSGFKRAQARQAVEHVRLRGIEPRVEPLLRAAIAVLTP
- a CDS encoding gliding motility protein, whose translation is MVTPEAREVVPELPAFARELTPGGTTNRAVRQLHARLCQVEPTSPLPERLHAIEQLTRWVCDGPKPPPLDGAATEPYATTRLRLLLRALVNVPELQRRLRETTTSVLSEANALGLLCEVGLPNDRGLLDETSDRLARRLLPRAPDPRDLGELFAHMFKTSRDADWLAGLPTELVVEFLTVLGDVWQPLRDATEDALALLTTRVSALGLSDDIRRRGPAGPVRESPFFRVHHAAFDELPELSTLCRSDLVVVLDNLERFGVSVDVVYRLEVIAKCLTRIESILVARDPRKTPEIVSAEAAFVAELVRARLREQSVRGVVRDNLQLLARKVIERAGETGEHYITVSRGEWWKMLASAAGGGFLTAFTCAGKFLTKWGGFAPAIEGMVNAVNFAGSFIGMQLLGFTLATKQPSMTAAALAGSIRSQEGAHQLDDLITTIARICRSQLAAALGNVGVVIPSAMAFDLVFRAVAARPFLDGETAHHAIEALHPGHSATIPFAALTGVLLWLSSLGAGWLENWAVYRRIPEAITEHRLGRLFGRRLFGFFGRAFKKHIAGFGGSVTLGLLLGMLPAFGKFFGLPVDVRHVTLSTGSLALSVTALGVDALKDPAVAWAALGILCIGSMNFGISFVLALGVAFRAREVPLLRGLNLLGAVLGRFVRSPLEFVYPPASQTEQVFSHRPSMVPRGSAASLHRISRPPS